A window of Longispora fulva contains these coding sequences:
- a CDS encoding ABC transporter permease subunit — MGRLIRSELLKFRTTDVWWILGLIALVATAGALVVNVFQANASLTDVFMPSSGSTEELESMRAHFVEEHSVRGVAPAVYVSGQFLGLLVAMLLGIGVVRAEFAHRTASVTFLCTPRRAHVIGAKFLASSVLAAVLWAATTALNTIVGIVYFSANGYETGLTYGGTLGSMLLNLFAYAVWAAFGVGFATLLRGGAAAPIVGVVLYLISMPAAFMAFDVFGSMFLDDTTSPHRYALMVALPAAASQVMTTPGEVYRESPAQWVGAAVMIGYGLLSGLIGAYLTRRRDIEC; from the coding sequence ATGGGACGGCTGATCCGGTCGGAGCTGCTCAAGTTCCGCACCACCGACGTGTGGTGGATTCTGGGGCTGATCGCGCTCGTCGCCACGGCCGGCGCTCTCGTGGTGAACGTGTTCCAGGCGAACGCCTCGCTGACCGACGTGTTCATGCCCTCCAGCGGCAGCACGGAGGAACTCGAGAGCATGCGCGCCCACTTCGTCGAGGAGCACAGTGTCCGGGGCGTCGCTCCGGCGGTGTACGTCTCGGGACAGTTCCTGGGGCTGCTGGTGGCGATGCTGCTCGGGATCGGGGTCGTGCGCGCGGAGTTCGCCCACCGGACCGCGAGCGTCACCTTCCTGTGCACGCCGCGCCGGGCGCACGTGATCGGCGCGAAGTTCCTCGCGTCGAGCGTTCTGGCGGCCGTGCTGTGGGCGGCCACCACCGCGCTGAACACCATCGTCGGCATCGTGTACTTCTCGGCGAACGGCTACGAGACGGGCCTGACCTACGGCGGCACTCTTGGCTCGATGCTGCTCAACCTGTTCGCCTACGCCGTGTGGGCCGCGTTCGGCGTCGGGTTCGCCACCCTGCTGCGGGGCGGCGCCGCGGCCCCGATCGTCGGCGTGGTGCTCTACCTGATCAGCATGCCGGCGGCGTTCATGGCGTTCGACGTGTTCGGTTCGATGTTCCTCGACGACACGACCTCTCCACACCGGTACGCGCTGATGGTGGCGCTACCGGCGGCGGCGTCGCAGGTGATGACCACCCCCGGCGAGGTGTACCGGGAGAGCCCGGCACAGTGGGTCGGCGCCGCCGTGATGATCGGCTACGGGCTGTTGTCCGGTCTGATCGGCGCGTATCTCACCCGCCGACGCGACATCGAGTGCTGA
- a CDS encoding ATP-grasp domain-containing protein — protein sequence MTRLVVVYDAGAAQPLEIHTGLAPLGRVTYALPHSDHNDRMRPLLAEFGEVVPLDEDPAERIRRLRPDAVLTFSERQLRLTSDLAAALGLPGHSPDTARALTDKYLQRERLRAAGVDRLRCARLSGPGDWPAAVAAVGLPAVLKPVRGEGSRDTHRILDAAAGGRLVDELHRRGAADLVLERYLAGRDTGPYGDYVSVESVVTHGRVGHVAVTGKYPLLEPFRERGQFWPAHLDHDESAAVADLAGRAVAALGVRTGVAHTEIKLTPDGPHVIEVNGRLGGQLHDLGLRAGGPDLVTLAGRAALGEALDIGPFRPDGVFFQHNNPAPVLACRLVAVRGVPQVRGMAGIDGYRRFVQPGAELPGGVMTRPLDVLTGRTADHGSMLELVAEARRALEFEFAMGGDTVRIRSDRLDD from the coding sequence GTGACCCGGCTCGTGGTGGTCTACGACGCCGGTGCCGCGCAGCCGTTGGAGATCCACACCGGTCTGGCCCCGCTCGGCCGGGTCACCTACGCGCTCCCCCACTCCGACCACAACGACCGGATGCGACCGCTGCTCGCCGAGTTCGGCGAGGTCGTGCCGCTCGACGAGGACCCGGCCGAGCGGATCCGACGGCTGCGACCCGACGCGGTGCTCACCTTCAGCGAACGCCAACTGCGCCTCACCTCGGACCTGGCCGCCGCACTCGGGCTGCCCGGCCACTCCCCCGACACCGCCCGGGCGCTGACGGACAAGTACCTGCAACGCGAGCGGTTGCGGGCCGCCGGCGTCGACCGGCTCCGCTGCGCGCGGCTGTCCGGCCCCGGCGACTGGCCGGCCGCCGTCGCCGCGGTGGGCCTGCCTGCCGTCCTCAAGCCGGTCCGGGGCGAGGGCAGCCGGGACACCCACCGGATCCTCGACGCCGCGGCCGGCGGCCGGCTCGTCGACGAGCTGCACCGGCGGGGCGCGGCGGACCTCGTGCTGGAGCGGTACCTGGCCGGTCGGGACACCGGGCCCTACGGCGACTACGTGTCCGTCGAGAGCGTCGTGACCCACGGGCGGGTGGGCCATGTGGCCGTGACCGGCAAGTACCCCCTGCTGGAGCCCTTCCGCGAACGCGGCCAGTTCTGGCCGGCCCACCTGGACCACGACGAGTCCGCCGCCGTCGCCGACCTCGCCGGCCGGGCCGTGGCGGCGCTGGGCGTGCGAACCGGCGTCGCCCATACCGAGATCAAGCTCACCCCGGACGGCCCGCACGTGATCGAGGTCAACGGCCGGCTCGGCGGCCAGCTCCACGACCTGGGCCTGCGGGCCGGCGGACCGGACCTGGTGACCCTCGCCGGCCGGGCGGCACTCGGCGAGGCGCTCGACATCGGACCGTTCCGGCCGGACGGCGTGTTCTTCCAGCACAACAACCCTGCCCCGGTGCTGGCGTGCCGGCTCGTCGCGGTGCGCGGCGTCCCGCAGGTGCGCGGCATGGCCGGGATCGACGGGTACCGCAGGTTCGTCCAACCCGGCGCCGAGCTGCCCGGCGGCGTCATGACCCGCCCGCTCGACGTGCTGACCGGCCGTACCGCCGACCACGGATCGATGCTCGAACTGGTCGCCGAGGCGCGCCGGGCCCTGGAGTTCGAGTTCGCCATGGGCGGGGACACGGTCCGGATCCGGTCGGACCGGCTCGACGACTGA
- a CDS encoding MFS transporter produces MNPTLARLLPPPGPGRILIAVSLLNSLGLGLYAAGSAVYFVRSVGLSSTQVGLGLSVAGLLGLLAGLPAGRLADRIGPRRVAIGMALATAAPLACAVWTRHFWQFFAIVAVLGIFESGWIVANEAMIARVMAGADRVRTSAYLRSVFNIGLTLGALAAGVALAVATRTAYLTLIWAYLGTSVLAAALYVWLPPVPGTAPAPGEVRSRRALRDLPYLAVAQHANLTTIGDTLLGLALPLWLVSSTSAPPGLAAWLLAINTVLVACLQVRAARAADTLAGARRLQEWALAALAGTCVLAGFSGMVPRWPAVALLVASVVALTAGEMWGQGARWALRFDLAPADAQGEYGAAFRLGLLVPRAVAPVLVTALTSQWRMGGWLVLAGLFVVGIVLNRPVIGWAVRTRPVPAATSAPASVEVAG; encoded by the coding sequence ATGAACCCGACCCTCGCCCGTCTGCTGCCCCCGCCCGGCCCTGGCCGGATCCTGATCGCGGTGTCCCTGCTCAACAGCTTGGGCCTCGGCCTGTACGCGGCCGGCAGCGCCGTCTACTTCGTCCGCTCCGTCGGCCTGTCGTCCACCCAGGTCGGCCTCGGCCTGTCGGTCGCCGGGCTCCTCGGCCTCCTCGCCGGACTGCCCGCCGGCCGGCTCGCCGACCGGATCGGCCCCCGCCGGGTGGCGATCGGCATGGCCCTGGCCACCGCCGCGCCCCTGGCCTGCGCGGTCTGGACCCGGCACTTCTGGCAGTTCTTCGCCATCGTCGCCGTGCTCGGGATCTTCGAGTCCGGCTGGATCGTCGCGAACGAGGCGATGATCGCCCGGGTGATGGCCGGCGCCGACCGGGTCCGGACGTCGGCGTACCTGCGCTCGGTGTTCAACATCGGCCTCACCCTCGGGGCCCTGGCCGCCGGGGTCGCGCTCGCCGTGGCCACCCGGACCGCCTACCTGACCCTGATCTGGGCGTACCTGGGAACGTCGGTGCTGGCCGCCGCCCTGTACGTGTGGCTGCCACCGGTGCCCGGGACCGCGCCGGCGCCCGGGGAGGTCCGGTCGCGCCGCGCGCTGCGGGACCTGCCGTACCTCGCGGTGGCCCAGCACGCCAATCTGACCACCATCGGGGACACGCTGCTGGGGCTCGCGTTGCCGCTGTGGCTGGTGTCGTCCACGTCAGCGCCGCCGGGGCTGGCCGCGTGGCTGCTGGCGATCAACACCGTGCTCGTGGCCTGCCTGCAGGTACGCGCGGCGCGGGCCGCCGACACCCTCGCCGGGGCCCGGCGGCTGCAGGAGTGGGCGCTGGCGGCGCTCGCGGGGACGTGCGTGCTGGCGGGGTTCTCCGGGATGGTGCCGCGGTGGCCGGCGGTGGCGCTGCTCGTCGCGAGTGTCGTGGCGCTGACCGCCGGGGAGATGTGGGGGCAGGGGGCGCGTTGGGCGTTGCGGTTCGACCTCGCGCCGGCGGACGCGCAGGGGGAGTACGGCGCGGCGTTCCGGCTCGGGTTGCTGGTGCCGCGGGCGGTCGCGCCGGTGCTGGTGACGGCGTTGACGAGTCAGTGGCGGATGGGTGGGTGGTTGGTGTTGGCGGGGTTGTTCGTGGTGGGGATCGTGCTGAACCGGCCGGTGATCGGGTGGGCGGTGCGGACCCGTCCGGTGCCGGCCGCGACATCGGCTCCGGCTTCGGTGGAGGTGGCAGGGTGA